From a region of the Panthera uncia isolate 11264 chromosome B1, Puncia_PCG_1.0, whole genome shotgun sequence genome:
- the FGFBP1 gene encoding fibroblast growth factor-binding protein 1 yields the protein MRIHSLTLFFLLLAAQVSLVKSKKEAKNRHVSKGTTEKLHTLGESQIEPPKCLTKGKFVTQDHAKCRWEVTEQEKGIVLKVECTRQDNKFSCVFTGNPTSCLESNKKNVYWKQIGRNLRSQKVLCGDAKTILKTRVCRKKFPESNLKLVNSTLIWNKKPSQELMEPSSREQSKASEASLMEPNKAKELSLKEQIKVKEHIPSGPAETQTTATKDPKCAEDPDLIKQKMALDYCGESWSSICKFFITMIQDNTC from the coding sequence ATGAGGATCCATAGCCTCACcctgttcttccttcttctggCTGCTCAGGTGTCACTGGTGAAGAgcaaaaaggaagcaaagaataGACATGTCAGCAAAGGCACCACAGAGAAATTGCATACTCTGGGAGAGTcccagattgagccacccaagtgcctgaCCAAAGGCAAATTTGTCACCCAAGACCATGCCAAATGTAGATGGGAGGTAACTGAGCAAGAAAAGGGCATAGTGCTGAAGGTCGAGTGCACCCGACAGGACAACAAGTTTTCCTGTGTCTTTACGGGCAATCCAACTTCCTGCCTAGAGTCAAACAAGAAGAATGTCTATTGGAAACAAATTGGCCGGAACCTGCGCTCTCAGAAGGTCCTCTGTGGGGATGCCAAAACCATCCTGAAAACCAGAGTGTGCAGAAAGAAGTTTCCAGAATCCAATCTCAAGCTGGTGAATTCCACCCTGATTTGGAACAAGAAACCCAGCCAGGAGTTAATGGAACCCTCATCCAGGGAGCAGAGCAAAGCCAGTGAAGCCTCCCTCATGGAGCCTAACAAAGCCAAAGAGTTATCCCTTAAGGAGCAGATAAAGGTCAAAGAACACATCCCCTCTGGCCCAGCAGAGACCCAGACCACAGCCACCAAGGATCCCAAGTGTGCAGAGGACCCAGACTTGATAAAGCAGAAGATGGCCCTGGACTACTGTGGGGAATCCTGGAGCTCCATCTGCAAATTCTTCATCACCATGATCCAGGACAATACATGCTAA